A DNA window from Drosophila pseudoobscura strain MV-25-SWS-2005 chromosome 2, UCI_Dpse_MV25, whole genome shotgun sequence contains the following coding sequences:
- the TfIIA-L gene encoding transcription initiation factor IIA subunit 1 isoform X1 translates to MALCQTSVLKVYHAVIEDVITNVRDAFLDEGVDEQVLQEMKQIWRNKLLASKAVELTPDPSEGSHPPPIVANNPKVSKSTKAANAKAKKAAAATSQSSSSTAAMAAKSPAAGAAAAGSGLKNGQMPIKQEVTSQNPPPLHPTSGGSMPQRQQASGGGQTPIPIVASLDPNRIMPVNITLPSTAGSGSSESRVLTIQVPASALQENQLTQILTAHLISSIMTLPTTLASSVLQQHVNAALTSANIQKNMGASKQLDGALDSSDEDESEESDDNIDNDDDDDLDKDDDEDVEHEDAAEEEPLNSEDDVTDEDSTETFDTDNVIVCQYDKITRSRNKWKFYLKDGIMNMRGKDYVFQKSNGDAEW, encoded by the exons ATGGCTTTATGCCAAACCTCAGTG CTGAAGGTCTATCATGCCGTGATCGAGGATGTCATCACAAATGTGAGGGATGCCTTCCTGGACGAGGGCGTTGACGAGCAGGTTCTGCAGGAGATGAAGCAGATTTGGCGCAACAAGCTGCTGGCAAGTAAGGCCGTTGAATTGACACCGGACCCGAGCGAGGGCTCCCATCCGCCGCCGATAGTGGCCAACAATCCAAAGGTAAGCAAG AGCACCAAG GCTGCCAATGCCAAGGCCAAGAAGGCCGCCGCAGCCACTTCACAGAGCAGCTCCTCGACGGCGGCGATGGCGGCAAAGTCGcccgctgctggtgctgctgctgctgggagtgGACTGAAGAACGGACAGATGCCCATCAAACAGGAAGTCACTTCACAGAATCCGCCGCCACTGCATCCAACATCAGGGGGATCCATGCCGCAGAGACAGCAAGCATCCGGCGGTGGTCAGACACCCATTCCAATTGTGGCCTCGCTGGACCCCAACCGCATCATGCCCGTGAAT ATTACACTGCCCTCGACGGCCGGTTCGGGCAGCTCGGAATCTCGTGTTCTCACCATACAAGTGCCCGCATCGGCGCTGCAGGAGAATCAGCTCACCCAAATACTTACAGCCCATCTGATTTCATCCATCATGACGTTGCCCACCACACTGGCCTCCTCAGTGCTGCAGCAACACGTGAATGCGGCCCTCACCAGTGCCAATATCCAGA AAAATATGGGTGCTTCGAAGCAGCTGGATGGCGCTCTGGACTCGTCCGATGAGGATGAGAGCGAGGAGAGTGACGACAACATCgacaacgatgatgatgatgatctggacaaggacgatgatgaggatgtGGAGCACGAGGATGCCGCCGAGGAGGAGCCGCTCAACAGCGAGGACGATGTCACCGATGAAGATTCTACAGAAACGTTCGACACAGACAACGTCATCGTTTGCCAGTACGACAAG ATCACTCGGTCCCGCAACAAATGGAAATTCTATCTCAAAGATGGCATCATGAACATGCGGGGCAAGGACTACGTATTCCAGAAATCCAACGGAGACGCCGAGTGGTAA
- the TfIIA-L gene encoding transcription initiation factor IIA subunit 1 isoform X4: MALCQTSVLKVYHAVIEDVITNVRDAFLDEGVDEQVLQEMKQIWRNKLLASKAVELTPDPSEGSHPPPIVANNPKAANAKAKKAAAATSQSSSSTAAMAAKSPAAGAAAAGSGLKNGQMPIKQEVTSQNPPPLHPTSGGSMPQRQQASGGGQTPIPIVASLDPNRIMPVNITLPSTAGSGSSESRVLTIQVPASALQENQLTQILTAHLISSIMTLPTTLASSVLQQHVNAALTSANIQKNMGASKQLDGALDSSDEDESEESDDNIDNDDDDDLDKDDDEDVEHEDAAEEEPLNSEDDVTDEDSTETFDTDNVIVCQYDKITRSRNKWKFYLKDGIMNMRGKDYVFQKSNGDAEW, translated from the exons ATGGCTTTATGCCAAACCTCAGTG CTGAAGGTCTATCATGCCGTGATCGAGGATGTCATCACAAATGTGAGGGATGCCTTCCTGGACGAGGGCGTTGACGAGCAGGTTCTGCAGGAGATGAAGCAGATTTGGCGCAACAAGCTGCTGGCAAGTAAGGCCGTTGAATTGACACCGGACCCGAGCGAGGGCTCCCATCCGCCGCCGATAGTGGCCAACAATCCAAAG GCTGCCAATGCCAAGGCCAAGAAGGCCGCCGCAGCCACTTCACAGAGCAGCTCCTCGACGGCGGCGATGGCGGCAAAGTCGcccgctgctggtgctgctgctgctgggagtgGACTGAAGAACGGACAGATGCCCATCAAACAGGAAGTCACTTCACAGAATCCGCCGCCACTGCATCCAACATCAGGGGGATCCATGCCGCAGAGACAGCAAGCATCCGGCGGTGGTCAGACACCCATTCCAATTGTGGCCTCGCTGGACCCCAACCGCATCATGCCCGTGAAT ATTACACTGCCCTCGACGGCCGGTTCGGGCAGCTCGGAATCTCGTGTTCTCACCATACAAGTGCCCGCATCGGCGCTGCAGGAGAATCAGCTCACCCAAATACTTACAGCCCATCTGATTTCATCCATCATGACGTTGCCCACCACACTGGCCTCCTCAGTGCTGCAGCAACACGTGAATGCGGCCCTCACCAGTGCCAATATCCAGA AAAATATGGGTGCTTCGAAGCAGCTGGATGGCGCTCTGGACTCGTCCGATGAGGATGAGAGCGAGGAGAGTGACGACAACATCgacaacgatgatgatgatgatctggacaaggacgatgatgaggatgtGGAGCACGAGGATGCCGCCGAGGAGGAGCCGCTCAACAGCGAGGACGATGTCACCGATGAAGATTCTACAGAAACGTTCGACACAGACAACGTCATCGTTTGCCAGTACGACAAG ATCACTCGGTCCCGCAACAAATGGAAATTCTATCTCAAAGATGGCATCATGAACATGCGGGGCAAGGACTACGTATTCCAGAAATCCAACGGAGACGCCGAGTGGTAA
- the TfIIA-L gene encoding transcription initiation factor IIA subunit 1 isoform X2: protein MALCQTSVLKVYHAVIEDVITNVRDAFLDEGVDEQVLQEMKQIWRNKLLASKAVELTPDPSEGSHPPPIVANNPKSTKAANAKAKKAAAATSQSSSSTAAMAAKSPAAGAAAAGSGLKNGQMPIKQEVTSQNPPPLHPTSGGSMPQRQQASGGGQTPIPIVASLDPNRIMPVNITLPSTAGSGSSESRVLTIQVPASALQENQLTQILTAHLISSIMTLPTTLASSVLQQHVNAALTSANIQKNMGASKQLDGALDSSDEDESEESDDNIDNDDDDDLDKDDDEDVEHEDAAEEEPLNSEDDVTDEDSTETFDTDNVIVCQYDKITRSRNKWKFYLKDGIMNMRGKDYVFQKSNGDAEW, encoded by the exons ATGGCTTTATGCCAAACCTCAGTG CTGAAGGTCTATCATGCCGTGATCGAGGATGTCATCACAAATGTGAGGGATGCCTTCCTGGACGAGGGCGTTGACGAGCAGGTTCTGCAGGAGATGAAGCAGATTTGGCGCAACAAGCTGCTGGCAAGTAAGGCCGTTGAATTGACACCGGACCCGAGCGAGGGCTCCCATCCGCCGCCGATAGTGGCCAACAATCCAAAG AGCACCAAG GCTGCCAATGCCAAGGCCAAGAAGGCCGCCGCAGCCACTTCACAGAGCAGCTCCTCGACGGCGGCGATGGCGGCAAAGTCGcccgctgctggtgctgctgctgctgggagtgGACTGAAGAACGGACAGATGCCCATCAAACAGGAAGTCACTTCACAGAATCCGCCGCCACTGCATCCAACATCAGGGGGATCCATGCCGCAGAGACAGCAAGCATCCGGCGGTGGTCAGACACCCATTCCAATTGTGGCCTCGCTGGACCCCAACCGCATCATGCCCGTGAAT ATTACACTGCCCTCGACGGCCGGTTCGGGCAGCTCGGAATCTCGTGTTCTCACCATACAAGTGCCCGCATCGGCGCTGCAGGAGAATCAGCTCACCCAAATACTTACAGCCCATCTGATTTCATCCATCATGACGTTGCCCACCACACTGGCCTCCTCAGTGCTGCAGCAACACGTGAATGCGGCCCTCACCAGTGCCAATATCCAGA AAAATATGGGTGCTTCGAAGCAGCTGGATGGCGCTCTGGACTCGTCCGATGAGGATGAGAGCGAGGAGAGTGACGACAACATCgacaacgatgatgatgatgatctggacaaggacgatgatgaggatgtGGAGCACGAGGATGCCGCCGAGGAGGAGCCGCTCAACAGCGAGGACGATGTCACCGATGAAGATTCTACAGAAACGTTCGACACAGACAACGTCATCGTTTGCCAGTACGACAAG ATCACTCGGTCCCGCAACAAATGGAAATTCTATCTCAAAGATGGCATCATGAACATGCGGGGCAAGGACTACGTATTCCAGAAATCCAACGGAGACGCCGAGTGGTAA
- the TfIIA-L gene encoding transcription initiation factor IIA subunit 1 isoform X3, translated as MALCQTSVLKVYHAVIEDVITNVRDAFLDEGVDEQVLQEMKQIWRNKLLASKAVELTPDPSEGSHPPPIVANNPKVSKAANAKAKKAAAATSQSSSSTAAMAAKSPAAGAAAAGSGLKNGQMPIKQEVTSQNPPPLHPTSGGSMPQRQQASGGGQTPIPIVASLDPNRIMPVNITLPSTAGSGSSESRVLTIQVPASALQENQLTQILTAHLISSIMTLPTTLASSVLQQHVNAALTSANIQKNMGASKQLDGALDSSDEDESEESDDNIDNDDDDDLDKDDDEDVEHEDAAEEEPLNSEDDVTDEDSTETFDTDNVIVCQYDKITRSRNKWKFYLKDGIMNMRGKDYVFQKSNGDAEW; from the exons ATGGCTTTATGCCAAACCTCAGTG CTGAAGGTCTATCATGCCGTGATCGAGGATGTCATCACAAATGTGAGGGATGCCTTCCTGGACGAGGGCGTTGACGAGCAGGTTCTGCAGGAGATGAAGCAGATTTGGCGCAACAAGCTGCTGGCAAGTAAGGCCGTTGAATTGACACCGGACCCGAGCGAGGGCTCCCATCCGCCGCCGATAGTGGCCAACAATCCAAAGGTAAGCAAG GCTGCCAATGCCAAGGCCAAGAAGGCCGCCGCAGCCACTTCACAGAGCAGCTCCTCGACGGCGGCGATGGCGGCAAAGTCGcccgctgctggtgctgctgctgctgggagtgGACTGAAGAACGGACAGATGCCCATCAAACAGGAAGTCACTTCACAGAATCCGCCGCCACTGCATCCAACATCAGGGGGATCCATGCCGCAGAGACAGCAAGCATCCGGCGGTGGTCAGACACCCATTCCAATTGTGGCCTCGCTGGACCCCAACCGCATCATGCCCGTGAAT ATTACACTGCCCTCGACGGCCGGTTCGGGCAGCTCGGAATCTCGTGTTCTCACCATACAAGTGCCCGCATCGGCGCTGCAGGAGAATCAGCTCACCCAAATACTTACAGCCCATCTGATTTCATCCATCATGACGTTGCCCACCACACTGGCCTCCTCAGTGCTGCAGCAACACGTGAATGCGGCCCTCACCAGTGCCAATATCCAGA AAAATATGGGTGCTTCGAAGCAGCTGGATGGCGCTCTGGACTCGTCCGATGAGGATGAGAGCGAGGAGAGTGACGACAACATCgacaacgatgatgatgatgatctggacaaggacgatgatgaggatgtGGAGCACGAGGATGCCGCCGAGGAGGAGCCGCTCAACAGCGAGGACGATGTCACCGATGAAGATTCTACAGAAACGTTCGACACAGACAACGTCATCGTTTGCCAGTACGACAAG ATCACTCGGTCCCGCAACAAATGGAAATTCTATCTCAAAGATGGCATCATGAACATGCGGGGCAAGGACTACGTATTCCAGAAATCCAACGGAGACGCCGAGTGGTAA
- the pll gene encoding serine/threonine-protein kinase pelle — protein MMSGSETAEAQGTANRTRSRSHQDDTLLIRLLPVVARHQLCVHLDSLDVWQQLATAVKLYPEQVEQIRHQKDRGRSPANEFMNIWGGQYNHTVQSLFALFKKLKLHHAMRMIKDYVNEDLHKYIPRSVPTISDLRAPPDSNSKIDNGPPFPSSSGVSNSNNNRTTTTMSEEIPSLESLGNIHISTVQRAAESLLKIDYSELERATDSWCPENRLGQGGFGEVYKGEWKQLDVAIKVMNYRSPNIDKNQVELQQSYNELKYLNTIRHDNILALYGYSINGDKPCLVYQLMKGGSLENRLRAHKSQQPLPALTWMQRFSICHGTAKGIYFLHTARSTPLIHGDIKPANILLDQCLQPKIGDFGLAREGPKSINAVMQVKKVFGTRIYLPPEFRNSKQLSTGVDVYSFGIVLLEVFTGRQVTDRLPKNDQHQDLLHYVKQNWAQSQQNRLELLDKHIPKPVGDELDMCLCAIEAGLQCTALETQDRPSMNGVLNRFKPFRIDF, from the exons ATGATGAGCGGCTCAGAGACCGCCGAGGCCCAGGGAACTGCCAACAGGACCAGATCCAGATCGCACCAAGACGACACTCTGCTGATTAGGCTTCTACCAGTGGTTGCGCGTCATCAGCTTTGCGTCCACCTGGACTCCCTGGATGTGTGGCAGCAGTTGGCCACGGCTGTCAAGCTCTACCCGGAGCAGGTGGAGCAGATAAGACACCAGAAAGACCGCGGCCGTTCCCCAGCAAACGAGTTCATGAATATATGGGGGGGCCAGTATAATCACACAGTCCAGAGCCTGTTTGCTCTGTTCAAAAA GCTGAAGCTGCACCACGCCATGCGGATGATCAAGGACTACGTGAACGAGGACCTGCACAAGTACATTCCCAGGAGCGTGCCCACCATCAGCGACCTGCGTGCCCCGCCCGATTCAAATTCGAAAATAGACAATGGCCCGCCCTTTCCCTCCTCCTCGGGCGTCAGCAACTCGAACAATAACcgcacgacgacgacgatgagcGAGGAGATTCCCAGTTTAGAATCTCTGGGAAACATCCACATCAGCACCGTGCAGCGGGCGGCCGAGTCCCTGCTGAAGATTGACTACTCGGAGCTAGAGCGTGCCACGGACAGCTGGTGTCCGGAGAACCGCCTCGGCCAGGGCGGATTCGGAGAGGTCTACAAGGGCGAGTGGAAGCAGCTGGACGTGGCCATCAAGGTGATGAACTACCGCAGCCCCAACATCGACAAAAACCAggtggagctgcagcagagcTACAACGAGCTCAAGTACCTAAACACCATTCGGCATGACAACATCCTGGCTCTCTACGGCTACAGCATCAATGGCGACAAGCCCTGCCTGGTCTACCAGCTGATGAAGGGCGGCTCGCTGGAGAACCGCCTGCGGGCGCACAAGTCGCAGCAACCGCTACCGGCGCTGACGTGGATGCAGCGTTTCAGCATTTGCCATGGCACGGCCAA AGGCATCTACTTTCTGCATACTGCCCGCAGCACTCCCCTCATCCATGGTGATATTAAGCCCGCAAACATTCTGCTGGATCAGTGCCTGCAGCCAAAGATCGGGGACTTTGGGTTGGCCCGCGAGGGACCCAAGTCGATAAACGCCGTGATGCAGGTTAAGAAGGTGTTCGGCACCAGGATCTACCTTCCGCCGGAGTTCCGCAACTCCAAACAGCTCAGCACGGGCGTGGACGTGTATAGTTTCGGGATTGTGCTGCTGGAGGTGTTCACCGGGCGCCAGGTGACGGATCGCCTGCCAAAAAACGACCAGCATCAGGATCTGCTGCACTATGTCAAGCAGAACTGGGCCCAGTCGCAGCAGAATCGCCTGGAACTGCTCGACAAGCACATACCCAAGCCGGTCGGCGATGAGCTGGACATGTGCCTGTGCGCCATCGAGGCTGGCCTCCAATGCACGGCCCTCGAGACGCAGGACAGGCCCTCAATGAACGGCGTCCTCAATAGATTCAAGCCATTCCGCATTGACTTTTGA
- the TTLL6B gene encoding tubulin polyglutamylase TTLL13, with protein sequence MNLKNSKFYKRIQELRRFSKEKIRKDREQRTSARLDMALSEQRPRHESDLEWSSSPRRRSKKTKGKKKAASRLSGGKDTHCSSPVGDEIPPDAGIQSYIQLNDKCYRLACTRQVPVKSSRDDDRSISESKSAICVSNSRYAMIGRISKTLGYKLVKETKLWNILWSDSFPGVELFKNMKRFQQINHFPGMIEICRKDLLSRNLNRMFKVYPHDYKIFPKTWMLPADYGDAMNYALTHKRTFILKPDSGAQGRGIWLTNDLKTIGANERLICQTYVHRPLLIDGYKFDLRVYTLITSVDPLRIFVYNEGLARFATNKYVEPTPGNSNDLYMHLTNYSVNKRNSHYELCDNDDCGSKRKLSAINNWMRRHNYDVEEFWTNVDDVIIKTVLSAWPVLKHNYHACFPGHDKIQACFEILGFDILVDWKLKPYILEVNHSPSFHTNEQVDREVKRPLIRDTLNLVSAVLADKKQIMREDRKRVKQRLLKTKGEALQRPRVCNGSTKTECSPRKVEPEEDQDPLAQQVAWEDSHMGNFRRIMPPPDGTKAEYYSQFYGQTNQVSIFAETAASKKREDLARKMRLQIEEKKAKQDQMLNGRSKTDKRKRQLVILPRAVREKNRVQLYRLQEHWVPGFISEAEERLRHTWLQMRTEAIKTLRITENVYATLYEAGNLTNTDMVVFPHLYQHLQNGFDIKQHT encoded by the exons ATGAATTTGAAAAATTCCAAGTTTTACAAACGCATCCAGGAGTTGCGACGCTTTTCGAAGGAGAAGATTCGCAAGGACCGAGAGCAGCGCACCAGCGCTCGGCTGGACATGGCCCTCAGCGAGCAACGTCCCCGCCATGAGTCTGACCTCGAGTGGTCCAGTTCCCCCCGCCGTCGTTCCAAGAAGACCAAGGGCAAGAAGAAGGCGGCCTCCCGTCTGTCAGGTGGCAAAGACACGCACTGCTCTAGCCCCGTAGGCGACGAGATTCCGCCGGATGCTGGGATCCAGAGCTACATCCAGCTGAACGACAAGTGCTATCGGCTGGCCTGCACTAGGCAGGTGCCTGTCAAATCCTCGCGAGATGATGACCGCTCCATTAGCGAGTCCAAAAGCGCCATTTGCGTGTCCAACTCACGCTACGCGATGATCGGTAGGATATCCAAGACCCTCGGATACAAGCTGGTCAAGGAGACCAAACTGTGGAACATTCTCTGGTCGGACTCGTTCCCCGGCGTAGAGCTCTTCAAGAACATGAAGCGCTTCCAGCAGATCAACCACTTTCCCGGCATGATCGAGATCTGCCGCAAGGATCTGCTCTCGCGCAACCTCAACCGCATGTTCAAGGTGTATCCACACGACTACAAGATCTTCCCCAAGACCTGGATGCTGCCAGCGGA CTATGGGGATGCCATGAACTATGCTCTGACCCACAAGCGGACGTTCATCCTAAAGCCGGACTCGGGTGCCCAGGGACGTGGTATCTGGCTGACCAACGATCTGAAGACCATCGGGGCCAACGAGCGGCTCATCTGCCAGACCTACGTCCACCGA CCCCTTCTCATCGATGGCTACAAGTTCGATCTGCGGGTCTATACACTCATTACATCGGTGGATCCGCTGCGTATCTTCGTGTACAACGAGGGCCTGGCCCGGTTCGCCACGAACAAGTACGTGGAGCCCACGCCGGGCAACTCCAACGACCTGTACATGCACCTCACGAACTATTCGGTGAACAAAAGGAACTCCCACTAcgagctgtgcgacaacgACGACTGCGGCAGCAAGCGGAAGCTGAGCGCCATCAACAACTGGATGCGCAGGCACAACTACGATGTAGAGGAGTTCTGGACGAACGTTGACGATGTGATCATCAAGACGGTGCTCAGTGCCTGGCCCGTGCTAAAGCACAACTACCACGCCTGCTTCCCGGGCCACGACAAGATCCAGGCCTGCTTCGAGATACTCGGATTCGACATTCTGGTGGACTGGAAGCTGAAGCCCTACATCCTAGAGGTCAATCACTCGCCCAGCTTCCACACCAACGAGCAGGTGGATCGCGAAGTCAAGCGTCCTCTCATCCGGGACACCCTCAATCTGGTCAGCGCTGTGCTGGCGGACAAGAAGCAGATCATGCGCGAGGATCGCAAGCGGGTCAAGCAGCGCCTGCTCAAGACCAAGGGCGAGGC ATTGCAGCGTCCCCGTGTCTGCAATGGATCCACAAAGACAGAATGCAGCCCGAGAAAGGTTGAGCCCGAGGAGGACCAGGACCCGCTGGCCCAACAAGTCGCTTGGGAGGACAGTCACATGGGAAACTTTCGCAGGATCATGCCTCCGCCCGACGGCACCAAGGCCGAGTACTACAGCCAGTTCTATGGCCAGACCAATCAGGTGTCCATCTTTGCCGAGACGGCGGCCAGCAAGAAGCGGGAGGATCTTGCCCGCAAGATGCGCCTCCAGATCGAGGAGAAGAAGGCCAAGCAGGACCAGATGCTGAATGGACGCAGCAAGACCGACAAGCGCAAGCGCCAGCTCGTCATCCTGCCGCGAGCTGTGCGCGAGAAGAACCGCGTCCAGCTGTACCGCCTGCAGGAGCACTGGGTGCCGGGCTTCATCTCCGAGGCGGAGGAACGGCTGCGCCACACCTGGCTCCAAATGCGCACTGAAGCGATCAAGACGCTCCGGATCACCGAGAAT GTCTATGCCACGCTGTACGAGGCGGGCAACCTGACCAACACGGACATGGTCGTTTTTCCGCATCTCTACCAGCATCTACAGAACGGCTTTGACATCAAGCAGCACACATAA